The Pseudofrankia sp. DC12 region CTCGCCGTGCCAGCCGGCGGCCGTCGCGATCGGCGGCCTGAGGCGCGGTCTATCAGTGGAAGGCGGATCCACCTTGCGCGTCGAGCTGTCGGCGCGGGCGAATGCGGCTTCCATCTCGATCAGCATCTTGTTGGCGGGCAATTCCTGACGCGCGTGGCGCAGGAGGTTCTTCGGCCCATCGATGACCGCCCCGCGCTCGAGGGCGCCGAACACCTCGCGCCAGAACACCAGCGGCGTGCCTCCTCGGCCCCAGACTGGTTGCATGCCAACCCGGAACCCCGACCGCACGAGCAGTTGTCGCGCCGAGGTCTCTTCGAAGAATAGGTCGGCGAACTCCTGGATCTGGTCGTCGGTAGGACCCGTCACGTCGATCATCTTCGCGTTCCGCTCAGCTGGCGTCGTGACCAGGTCTCCCAGAGTAGAGCGTTCTACCCGGCGGTGAGCAGAAGCTCTTGATCACTTGACCGGCCGGTCAGGCGGCTCCGACTGTCGTCCGTGAGCTGTCCGACGAGGTCGCGGGCGGTGCGGGTGCCGATGTGGAGGCGTCTGCGGAAGGTTCCCGCGGAGATCGGGCCGAACCCCAGCCAGGCGTCCGCGCCGGCTGCCGTTCGTTTCTACCCGCACAGACTGCGCCCCGGCCTCTCAGTCTCGACACCGCCACCCGGTGCGGTCCAGTACGGCGCCTGGTCCGGTTTGGTCCGCTTGATCAGCACAAGCTGGCCAAGATCATTAATCAGAATTGCCCGCGCCGCGCGGCGCCACCGTCCACGACAGGTCCAGCCACGTCGAAAGCTTACGCTCGGGTTGCAATCGGATACTATACGTGACATCGGTGGGCTGGTCGTCCACGTTCGCGTCACCCTGCGGAACTCCTGGCGAATGGAGGCGGAGCGGCGTCTCTCGGAAGTTCAGTCGCCGAACTCGCCTTCGCGGGCAGCGGCGAGGAACGCGGTCCACTCGGCGGCGGTGAAGCGGAGGGTGAGACCGTCAGGGTCCTTGGAGTCGCGGACGGCGCGACCGCCGTCGGGGAGGGTGGCCACTTCGACGCAGTTGCCGCCAGTGCCGCCGGAATAGCTGCTCTTGCGCCATACAAGGCTGGTCGGATGGCCGGTCGGAGTGTCCATTCACATCTCCTTTCGTGCGGCGTCGAGGAGGACGCGGGTGCCGTCGGGGTCGCGGGCGAGGCCGCGGAGTTGGTTCATCCAGGCGTCGTAGCGGCGGACCTCGATGGGCTTCTCCAGGTAGAGGCTGCCGGTGGGTGCCTCGATGTAGACGGTCTCGGGGGCACCGCCGGTGTCCGCGAAGCCGAGAAGCGTGAAGTTGGAGATCATGCCGGCGTGCGCGCCGGCCGTGAAGGGCACTACCTGGATGGTCACGCCGGGCTGCTCGGACAGTGCGATCAGCTGGTCGAGTTGGCGGCGCATGATGGGTGGGCCTCCGACGTGGCGGCGGACGGCAGCCTCATCCATGATCGCCCAGAGGTCGAGCGGCGGGTCGGCGTTCAGCACCTGCTGGCGGGTCAGCCGAATCTCCACCGCGCGGTCAATGTCGGTGGCGGGCATTGCCGGGGAGGCGGCGCGGATGACCGCCCGGGCGTAGTCGGCGGTCTGCAGCAGACCGGGGACCAGCAGGCTTTCGAAGGTGGCGACCGTAGAAGCCTCGGCTTCGAGGCCGATGTACATCTGGAACCAGCGGGGCACGATGTCCCCGTAGGAGTGCCACCAGGCTGGCTTGCGGTTCTCCTTGGCGAGTGCGAGCAAGGCCTCGCGCTGGTCAATGTCGGCGAGGCCGTAGAGGTCGAGCAGGTCGGCGACGTTGCGCGGCACGAACCGGAACTGCCCGGTTTCCATCCGGCTGATGGTCGGGCCGGCCCGGTGGATGTGTTCCCCCGCCTGGTCGACGGTCAGGCCGGCGGCCTCGCGCAGCCGGCGCAACTCGGCGCCCAGCCGGCGCCGGCGCACGGTCGGGCCCGGCGTGCTCGGCATCGCCCTCCCTCTTTCGCGTCGTCACGTCTCCGCGAAGTCTGCCAGCCCGCGCCCTCCCCCACGTTCCACCCCGTCGCGTATCTATCGTACGTACTTGCGTACGTCGCATACGTGCGCCATCCTGGGCGAGCCGGCACCGATCAGCCCGACCCGCAAGCGCAGGTCCGCCTACCCGCCCGGTCGGACCTGACGCTGCCGGGTCGGGCCGCCGGAGACCAGCCGACGTGACCAGCTGCGTCCGGCGCCGCCGGACGACGGCAGGCCGGACAGCCCACGTATGCGAGGAGGCAGGAGATGCCCACCGCCCGCGACGACACCCAGCCCGACCCGGACGGCCAGGTTTACGGCGTGGTTGCACTGCCCAACGGACAGCGGCACCAGCGGCCGGCCGTGTTTCTCCCATTCGAGTCGGCGGCGGCAGCCCGCGACTACGCGCACTGCCACGGCCTGACGCACTACCTCGTCAGCCCGCTGGTCTTCGACACGACCCCGGCTCGCCCCTCTCGGACCGCTGGGGTCACAGGCGCCCGACCCGCACCCATCGCCGTAGCCATGGCGCCTGTCGCCGCGCACCTCGCGGACCGCGCCACCGAGCAAACCCCGGTCGAGGAGGGCTCGTGCAGTCCGTGACCATCACCAGCCTCACCAGCGCCGCCGGACGTGGCAACGTGGCAATGACGGCGGAGATGCCTGGCCTGCCCGCGCTCTCGATGCTCGAATCCGACGGCCTCGTCCTGTCCCGCTCGCCCTGGGCTGGCGGCGGCGCTAGCGGGGAGGTGCCCGGCCCCGCAGGACTCTTGCTGCACCGGTCACGTCTGGTGCGCACGGCCCTTGATCTCGCCGAGCACCATCCCCGGGTCGGCCCCATCGTCATCTGGCCGGATGGCGTCCCGCTTGACCTGACCGCTCTCGCGCTCGCCACCGCCACAGTTCTGCAGGCGCACCGCACGGCCGGCGCACCGCCGCCGGTGGTCTGCCCGGTCCGCCCGCCAATGGGACGCGCTCGTATGGCGATCCGGCACCAGGTCCGCGCCGATCTCGGCGGCGACGCGGCTGTCGAACTGATCGTTTGGGAACCACTCGTTTCTCATCCGGCGGTCACCTCGGCTGCGGCATGACAGCCACACCGCAACCGCCTTCGATGCCCGCACGATCGCCCGATCTGGTTGGACAGGGCCAAGACCCGGCCGCGCCGATACCCAGCCCGCTTGAAAATTCGCTCGCCGTACTGCGGCGCGCCTCCGGAGGGACCTACCAGCGTGCCCGGGGCCGGGATGAACGACGACGGGGATGCTCAGGGCTGAACGGTGAGGTTGATGCGGCCCGGGCGGGAGGTCGCCGTGTCGACAAGAATAGATCAATGATCATCGGAATTCCGGATGGGTCCAGTGCGTGCTTCGAGGTCACTCCCGGTGACGCCGAGTCCCCGGTGATCCTGCACGTTCCCCATGGATCTCGGACGCTGACGGCCCAGGCCAGGGAACGGATCCTGCTCGACGACGCCGAGCTGGCCGCCGAGCTGGATCACATGACCGATGCGCACACCGGGCTCATCGCCAATCGCGCCGCCGTGACCGCCGGGCTGGCCCCGTGGATTTTCAGCAGCAGGCTGTCCCGGCTGGTCGTCGACCCCGAGAGGTTTCCTGATGACCGTGAGGATATGCGGGCGGTGGGTATGGGCGCCGTCTACCTGCGCACCTCGCACGGCGTCCCGCTACGAACCGACGATCCCAACCACATCGAGGACCTCCTCGCCCGGCACTACCACCCCTACGCGTCGGCGATGGCCGACCTCGTGGACGCGCGCCTGGCCGCGGTCGGCCGCGCCGTGGTTCTCGACGTCCACTCCTACCCCAGCCGGCCCCTGCCCTACGAGCTCCACCCGACCGGCAACCGTCCCGCCGTCTGCCTGGGCGTCGACTCGTTCCA contains the following coding sequences:
- a CDS encoding DUF397 domain-containing protein, yielding MDTPTGHPTSLVWRKSSYSGGTGGNCVEVATLPDGGRAVRDSKDPDGLTLRFTAAEWTAFLAAAREGEFGD
- a CDS encoding helix-turn-helix transcriptional regulator; its protein translation is MPSTPGPTVRRRRLGAELRRLREAAGLTVDQAGEHIHRAGPTISRMETGQFRFVPRNVADLLDLYGLADIDQREALLALAKENRKPAWWHSYGDIVPRWFQMYIGLEAEASTVATFESLLVPGLLQTADYARAVIRAASPAMPATDIDRAVEIRLTRQQVLNADPPLDLWAIMDEAAVRRHVGGPPIMRRQLDQLIALSEQPGVTIQVVPFTAGAHAGMISNFTLLGFADTGGAPETVYIEAPTGSLYLEKPIEVRRYDAWMNQLRGLARDPDGTRVLLDAARKEM
- a CDS encoding N-formylglutamate amidohydrolase encodes the protein MIIGIPDGSSACFEVTPGDAESPVILHVPHGSRTLTAQARERILLDDAELAAELDHMTDAHTGLIANRAAVTAGLAPWIFSSRLSRLVVDPERFPDDREDMRAVGMGAVYLRTSHGVPLRTDDPNHIEDLLARHYHPYASAMADLVDARLAAVGRAVVLDVHSYPSRPLPYELHPTGNRPAVCLGVDSFHTPHWLHDAATRALSLVGDLDVNTPFGGTYVPLKHYRQTDQVMALMIEIRRDLYMTEPGGAVNAGVDTVTRALATLVDTATSA